ATTATCCAATATATGGTGGGTTTATTAAGTGTTGTCTTTTTTAGAGTTTTTGAGGCCTTTATTTTTCAAGGTTCCAAAAAATACCACTTGACATTACACCGCTTGTCTTTATAATATTTTTTTACTTAACGCCCACAATCTGTAGGGCCCTTTTATATCAAGTCTAATATGTTTTGCTGGTTATCTCTATGCAAGAGGTTATAATGCATCTGCATAACATCAAACTCGCCTGATTCTATACACCTCTCTTCTATGAGATATGCATAATTAAATATATTTAGACCACATCCATTTTATCACTCTTTGAAAACCATTGCAATTTAGTTTCTATCAATTTCATCAAATTATGGTAATTCAGTGCAAAGATTATACCAATTATGTATGAAATATTAACAATTATTTCTACATTCTTGGTGGCAAATGGCAAAATAATGACATTCACTAGTAAAATAGCCCAGAAAGCAACGTTATTTGATAGACGCGCCAATGTAAATTCATTTAAACGTGTTGCAATCAACATAAAAACATAAACACCTATAATAGAAATTATAAAAAATGTGAGCGAAGCCTGCGATAATTTAAAATACCGTACGTATTTTCTCATGAATAAAATATGTGTATACAAAAACATCAATGAATTTCTGCCAAAATAGTTTATAATAGGAACTTCTACATTTTTTAGCCCTCTTGTCACAATAAACAGCATCGAAAACAAAAAGAGCGATGCAAAAAAATACGATGCATCCATATTCCATTTATCAGACGAAAAAAATTTACCATTATATAATATTAGCAAAAGCAATAAGATAATCGTATTTATAATATTAGCTAGCAGCGAATGTTTGTACATATATACTCCATACAGAAAAAATCCCAACCATGGAAGAAGTGTAAAAACCCCTGGGGGCATAATAAACTCCCTCAAAAAGAAGTTGGACGTTACAGTATTCGTAAGCAAAAGATGAAGCAGTAAAGGAACCAAAAACATATAAGAATAATCTTTAAATCCCGCCTTTTCAAATACCGCTATGATCAAAACAGCTATGGCGACAATCTGTAAAATGTCGCTTACCAAATCTCTGGTAAAATAAAATGTATGCCATAGAGCATTGTAACTAAACCCCAATACAAAAAAAATAGCATAAAAGCAAAAAAGAACTTTCAAGTTCCTTTTTTTTATCTGATATAATGTTGTAATTCCTGTAATGGGGAAAAAAACCGCCGGAGCCATATTCGCTATAAAAAAACACAGTCCCCAGCTCGGCGGTATCTGTACAGGCGCATGAGCTAATATCATCATTAAGCAAGCAACGCCTTTTAAAAAGTCCAACGATCTATCCCTCAAATTGGCTCCCCCTCATCTCCTCTTTACGTATGAATCTAACCATTCCCAATGTCTCACATCGCTTACCTCTTTTCTGGCGGTAAGTTTTCCCCAGATATATGAAAAAGCAAGAGAACCTATTGCTCCTCCAAGTACATTAAAATCGCTGAATACCAATCCACCCGTTTTATTTAACAAGTAGTCCCCTACGTAACTTCCAATACACGCGATAATAAAATATACTACTATACCTCCATACCTAAATCTCATATCCCTAAACAACAATTTCTTTAGTACAAAGGATATAATTAATGATACCAACAATAACAGCGCTAAATACTCCGGGTGATTAAGAAAGCCTAAAAACTGCACAACAATATAGAGGTACGCGATCATTATCCATTTGACGACAAAATCAAACATATACAAGACCCCTTAAATGTTATTAAGAGAATAAATCCTCGAAGGATTTATTCTCTTTATATATCTCCTTATATCTCTTTACTCTCTACGCCTTTTTCCTTTTTCCTTTTTAGCCAGATAGCGTATATACATAATTGACGCCACTACTATAATTGCATTTAAAATCACCGAATACACTGTTACGACAAATTGACCCGTTCCCTTTTGTACAAACAAAAGTTGCACAAGACTTAATATCAATAAAAACACTGCAAACTTATATATCAATTTGCTTTCGGTAATTCCCATTTCGGCACCTTCTCATAATTATGACATGCTATAAACCCACTTCCTAATTTTACCATCTCTGGCTCTACCTCTTCGCACTTTTTATCAGCATAGGGGCATCTTGGATTAAACCTGCATCCCTTTGGCGGGTTAGCTACACTTGGCATCTCCAAGCTCTTAAGAGGCAATTTTCTCTTCATTTTAGCTATCTTAGGATTAGGCACAGGCACAGCTGTCAACAATGCCTGCAAATACGGATGTCTCGGATTTGACAGTATTTCCTGTACATTGCCCTGTTCTACAATCTTGCCCAGATACATAACCGCCATCCTGCCATTTTGGGCTATATACCTGGCTGTAGATAAATCATGGGTTATATATATAAACGCTATATTCATACTCTTATTCAAGGATGCCATCAAATTGAGCATAGCCAACCTTAGTGACACATCTATCATGGACACAGGCTCATCAGCCACTATGACCTTGGGGTTTAAAGATATAGCCCTGGCCATTGTGACCCTCTGTCTTTGACCTCCGCTCAATTGATGGGGATACTTCTCCAAAAACTGCTCTGGCGGCGTTAATTCCACTATCTTTAATAGCTCACATACCCTTTCATAAGCTTCTTTTGTGTTTTTAACCAATTTCTTTTGCAGTATAGGAGCTGAAAGAGATTGATATATAGTTCTTGCGGGATTTAACGCTGCAAAAGCATCTTGTTGCACCATTTGAACGCTATTTCTGTAATTATCAAATTCTTCCTTATTCATTTTGTATACATCTTTTCCCTCAAAAAACAACTGACCGTGAGTCGGTTTATACAACCCTGTCACTATTTTACCTAGCGTGGTCTTACCGCATCCACTCTCTCCTACCAACGCCAGGATTTCTCCAGGATATACTTCTAAACTTACGTCTACCACTGCACCTATATGAGATACCGGTCCAAATATGCCTGACCTCTTTTCAAAGATCATACTTACATTCTTTAATTCGATTATTGGATTCATGCTAACAGCCCCTCCTTCTTGTATCTCTCATTGTTATATGAATGACATTTTACTATATGATCTTCTCCCAGCACTGTAGTAGTAGGTTTAACTTCTTTGCACACCGGTTTAGCAAAGGGGCACCTTGGATGGAAGGGGCATCCGCTTGGCAGATTCAAAAGGTTTGGAGGAGATCCTTTTATTGGTGTCCTCTTGCCCAGGTCATCTATCAAAGACGGAGCTGCGTGTATCAAACCTATGGTATACGGATGTTTAGGATCCTCAAATACTTCATATATATCTCCCACTTCAACTACTTCTCCTGCATACATAACTCCTATCCTATCTGCCACCTTGGCTACAACTGCTATATCGTGTGTCTGAAGTAGCATCGTGATTCCTCTCTCTTTGTGTATCTTGGTCAAGATATCAAATATATAGTCCTGTGTTATAACATCTAATGCTGTAGTAGGCTCATCCAGTATAAGAAACTTTGGGTCCAGCAACAAGCTAAAAGCTATCATAACCCTCTGCTTCATGCCACCACTAAGCTCATGTGGATAAGACTTCAGTATCCTTTCTGGCTCCAATC
This genomic stretch from Caldanaerobius fijiensis DSM 17918 harbors:
- a CDS encoding ABC transporter ATP-binding protein; its protein translation is MNIIEIRDLTIQFPLRNGTITAANHVDFDIPEGKITGLVGESGSGKSTMASAILRVVTSPGKITSGSIIYNGYDAKDNVKKDILKFNNAELQRFRWKEVAMVFQAAQNALNPVVRIDEQIIETVQEHVDMSREEILKKASDLLDYVRLEPERILKSYPHELSGGMKQRVMIAFSLLLDPKFLILDEPTTALDVITQDYIFDILTKIHKERGITMLLQTHDIAVVAKVADRIGVMYAGEVVEVGDIYEVFEDPKHPYTIGLIHAAPSLIDDLGKRTPIKGSPPNLLNLPSGCPFHPRCPFAKPVCKEVKPTTTVLGEDHIVKCHSYNNERYKKEGLLA
- a CDS encoding oligopeptide/dipeptide ABC transporter ATP-binding protein, which translates into the protein MNPIIELKNVSMIFEKRSGIFGPVSHIGAVVDVSLEVYPGEILALVGESGCGKTTLGKIVTGLYKPTHGQLFFEGKDVYKMNKEEFDNYRNSVQMVQQDAFAALNPARTIYQSLSAPILQKKLVKNTKEAYERVCELLKIVELTPPEQFLEKYPHQLSGGQRQRVTMARAISLNPKVIVADEPVSMIDVSLRLAMLNLMASLNKSMNIAFIYITHDLSTARYIAQNGRMAVMYLGKIVEQGNVQEILSNPRHPYLQALLTAVPVPNPKIAKMKRKLPLKSLEMPSVANPPKGCRFNPRCPYADKKCEEVEPEMVKLGSGFIACHNYEKVPKWELPKAN